GCGGGCGCCGACGCTCGACATCGAGATTGGTCATCACCGTGTAGAAGACCCAGCACACGGCGAGGATGATCAGGTTGTAGACGATCGACATCGCCGCGGCCTTGCCGAGATCGAACTGGCCGAGCGCGAGCTTCACCAGCTCGATCGAGAGGAAGGTCGTCGAATTGCCTGGTCCGCCGCCGGTGACGACGAAGGGCTCGGTATAGATCATGAACGAATCCATGAAGCGCAGCAGAACGGCTATGATCAGCACGCGCCGCATCTTCGGCAGCTGGATGAAACGGAACACCGCCCAGCGGCTGGCGCCGTCGATACGTGCGGCCTGGTAAAAGGCGTCCGGGATCGATTTCAAGCCGGCATAGCAGAGCAGCGCCACCAGCGAGGTCCAGTGCCAGACATCCATCACGATGATGGTGATCCAGGCCGCAAGCGGGTCGGCGACGTAGTTGTAGTCGATGCCGAGCCGGTTGACCGTGTAGCCGAGCAGCCCGATATCGCCGCGCGCGAAGACCTGCCAGATCGTGCCGACTACGTTCCAAGGCACTAGCAGCGGCATCGCCATCAGCACCAGCGTCGCCGCCACCTTCCAGCCCTCGCGCGGCATGGCGAGCGCGACCGCGATGCCGAGCGGCACCTGGATCGTCAGGATGATCGCGGAGAACAGGAGGTTGCGCCAAAACGAGTCGCGCACGCGGCCGCCCAGGTCGCTCGACGGGTCGAGCAGTTCCTTGAACCAGCCGGTGCCGTTCCAGAAGAACTGGTTGTTGCCGAACGTATCCTGCACCGAATAGTTCACCACCGTCATCAGCGGGATCACCGCCGAGAAGGCAACGATGGCGAGGACCGGCAGAACAAGGAACCAGGCGCGGTTGTCATAGGGCTTGTCCATCACGCTCTGCCCTCCAGCCGTTCGCCGTCGGCATAGACATGGATGTGATCGGGCTGAAGGATGAGCCCCGCGCTCTCGCCGATGCCGCTGAGCCCGTCGGGCACACCGGCGGCAACCGCGTGTTCTCGCAGGCGCAGGCGCGCAAGCCGGGAGCGGCCGAGATCGTCGATGCGCTCGACCGTGACGGGCACCCCCTCGCCGGGGCGGGCAAGCGTCGCGAATTCGGGCCTGATCCCGATCTCGATCCGTTTGCCGTACGGAATGTCGTAGCTCCGTGGCAACTCGATCGTCGCTCCCGCGACATGGGCGCAGTTGCCCGCGACAGAGGCCGGAATCACGTTCATGCCCGGGGAGCCGATAAAATAGCCGACGAAGGTATGGGCCGGCTTCTCGAACAATTCGTCCGGCCGCCCGGCCTGCACGACCCTACCGTCGTGCATCACGACCACGGTGTCGGCGAAGGTCAGCGCCTCGGTCTGGTCATGCGTCACATAGATCATGGTGACATCGAGCGCTCTGTGAAGCGCCTTGAGCTTGGAGCGCAACTCCCACTTCAGTTGTGGGTCGATGACGGTCAATGGCTCGTCGAAGAGGATGGCTGCAACATCAGGGCGGACGAGGCCGCGACCGAGCGAGATTTTCTGCTTGGCGTCGGCCGTGAGTCCTCTCGCCTTGCGGTTGAGCTCGCCGGTCAGTTCCAGAAGCGTCGCGATCTCGCGCACACGGCCATCGACGGCTCTGGCCTCCATGCCGCGATTGCGCAGCGGGAAGGCGAGATTCTCGTAGACGGTCATCGTGTCGTAGACGACCGGGAATTGAAACACCTGGGCGATGTTGCGCTCTTCCGTCGGTAGGTGCGCGACATCTCGACCGTCGAACAGCACGCGGCCATGTGATGGGATGACAAGACCCGAGATGATGTTGAGCAACGTCGTCTTGCCGCAGCCGGAGGGGCCGAGCAAGGCGTAGGCGCCTCCCTGGCGCCAGGTCAGCGTCATCGGCTTCAGAGCGAAATCGCCCGGTGCCGAAGCGCCTCGCTTATAGGAATGCGCGAGATCGGAAAGCTCGATGCGCGCCATTGAGCGTCTCCTCAAGCAGCCGAGAGGAAGGCTGGCGCGTGAGCGAGCCGCCCGTTGGAATCAAAGACAAAGACAGTCGTCGGGTCGACATGCACCGAGATGGTGGCGCCGGGCTCCAAATCGTGCACGCCCGGCGCAAGCGCCACCCAGCGCACACCCGCGCATTCGACATGGACGAAACTTTCGGAACCGGCGATCTCAGCCACGATCACCCTGCCGTCGAAGCGCAGGCTAGGCCCGGCGGGAACTCGTAAATGAAGATGATGCGCCCGGAATCCGACCTGATAATCCCCGTCGGCTAGCCCGGTGAGCGCTCCAGTCGCGGGAGCGCTCACACCGTCGGGGAGGACGATTTCCGCGCCATTTTTGGTAACAGGCAAAATGTTGAGCGGCGGATCGGAGAAAATGCGTGCCGTGATCAGATCCTGCGGCCGGCGATAGACCGCCGCGCTCGGCCCATGTTGGGTCACCCGGCCCTGCCAGAGCGTGGCGGTGTGGTCGCCCAGCAGCAGCGCTTCCTGCGGTTCGGTCGTGGCGTAGACGACCGTCGCATTCGACATGCGAACGATCTTGGGAAGTTCCTCGCGCAGTTCCTCGCGCAACTTGTAATCAAGGTTGGCCAATGGCTCGTCGAGCAGGACGAGATCGGCGCCCTTGATCAGCGCGCGAGCCATGGCGGTACGCTGCTGCTGCCCGCCGGAGAGGTTGAGCGGCATCCGCTCAAGGAAGGGGTCGAGTTGCATCAGGCGAGCCATTGCTCGCACCTTGCTCTCGATTTCCGCCTTGGGCAGCCCTTTGACCCTGAGGGGCGAGGCGATGTTCTCGAAGACGTTGAGGTTGGGGTAGTTGATGAATTGCTGGTAGACCATCGCGACCGAGCGCTCGCGTACGGCTAGGCCGGTTACATCCCTCTCTCGGCCGCCCTCATCGACCAGGATGCGCCCCGATGTCGGCCTGTCGAGGCCGGCCATCAGCCGCATCAGCGAGGTCTTTCCCGCCAGCGTCGCGCCGAGCAACACGGTCATCGTTCCCGGTGGAAGCCGCAGCGTCGTCTCGTGAATGTGCGTCAGCGCTCCGACGTCGCGACGCACCTTGTCGAGAACAAGACCCACTCCAGCCTCCTTCAAGCCCTCCGGGTTACCGGAGTGTGAACGATCTCATTCATCGGTGCGTCGAGCATTTCCCGCGGTTCGTCCGACCGGCCCATATCCGAATTCGTCCAGCGCTCGTGGTCCACCCGCTGCCCCATTTGCCGGGAGGTGCCTAGCTCGGGTGCACGGAGCCGGTGCCGAACGCTGGCCCGGATTCGATTTTCTCTCGACACCAGCCAGCATGTCAGGAGCCCTCGTATCACAGGTGCGCAGTAGTCAGATGGCGGTTGCGCAAGCCAAGAATAGCGCCAATTGGTCCTGTTCACGAGGGCTTCGAGGTCGGTTGCCGCAAAAACATCCTGACATAATTCCGATCGAGGGAGCGAAGGGCGCGTCGAGGTCCGTTATGCCGACCCTTCAGGATCGTATCCCCCTGCGTCCGACCTGATCGGTGCTGATCGGTGCTGATCAGTGGAAGACGCTAGCGAGTGAGGCCGTTCACAACTGAAATGTGTCAGTTCAGCCTCGGCAGAAGGGTCCGCCCGCAGCCTCTTGTACTCTGAGGGCGATCCCCCCTTCCGCAGGAAATGATGCAGAACCACTACAGCCGCTTCCTTCCGCAGGATAAGGCGCCGCTGGCAGCGAAGATCCTGATCAGGTTTGGGAAGCGGCGGGAGATCGGGCCATCCGGTTGGCATGATAAAAAGCCGAGTCCGCTTACGGGGCATCCACGGAATGTCCGGAAGTGGCGCGACGCGGCCTCAAGTCTCACTTCCCCGAACACGGGGGTCGTTGATCGCCGGCTGCGTCGTCTTCCGAAAGGCAGACCACGCCTCATTACCAAGTCACTCACGCCGCCGGAAGTGGCCCATTCTCGCTCCAGTCGGATACGCCGCGAGCGAGTTAGGGGTTTCACCTTGATCGCTGTGCCGAGCGCTATTCCGCCTGCGATTGTCCCGATTGTCTATAACACCAGCAACCTGCTGGTCGGCAGCATCGGGGAGCGCCTGGCACCGTTGAATATTCAAGGTGGACCGCTCATCGAACGACCGATCACAGGGCTTGGCCTGGAAGACGAATTCTCTCTTCTGAGATTTCAAAAGAGAATTGAGAGATGTCAGGTATGGCCTAACATGCGGCCATGTTTAACTGGATGCTTTGGCGGCAGGGATCTGCGAGCGCGACGCTGGCTCTGCTGAGCGGCTGGCGCCAAGACTAATGGCGCCTTTCCCGGCCGCGGAATGAGAGAAACGTGATGCACAAGTCGTTCGCCTGGTTCGTCGCCGCCACTCTCGCCCTGGCGACGCCCGCCATTGCCGGCGCAGACCGTTTCGTCGTCGATCTCGCGGCCGAGCCCTCAACGCTCGACCCCCAGCTCCAATGGAATCCCGACAGCTATTACGTTTACCGCAACATCTTCGACAATCTCGTCACGCGCGACGACAAAGGCGAGATTGCTCCGCAGATCGCCACGGCGTGGCGCAACGTGTCCGACACCGAGGTCATCTTCACGCTCCGGCCGGACGTGACGTTCCATGACGGCTCGAGGCTCACGGCCGAGGATGTAGCCTTCAGCATCGAGCGAGTCACCGACAAGAGCTTCGCCAGCCCTCAGCGTGGTCAATTCAACAAGATCGTGCAGGCGGCGCCGCTTTCCCCGACAGAAATCAAGCTCGTCACAGACGGGCCCTATCCCGCGCTGCTTGCTCAGCTCGTCAAGCTCTCCATCGTGCCCAAGAAGGTCGTCGGGGCGATGGGCAAGGATGCCTTCAACCTGAAGCCAGTCGGGAGCGGGCCGTATAAGTTCGAAGCTTGGCAGCGCGGGGTCGCCGTGACCCTGAGCCGCAATGATGCTTATTGGGGAACGAAAGGGCCGTTTCCGGTCGCGCTTTTCCGTGCGGTTCCGGATAGTGCCACGCGTCTCGCCAACCTGCAGGCCGGTGCCTCCGATCTTGTGGTCGGACTCGACAGTGACCAGCTCGCCCAGCTCAAGGGCTCACAGCGCGCCAAGCCTTTGACCACTCTGACGGAGCGCCTCGCCTATCTACGTCTGAATCCTAATCGCCCGCCTTTCGACGATCCCAAGATCCGTGAGGCGATTGCGCGAGCCGTCGACAAGCAGGGGATCATCGACGGCATTCTGGGCGGACAGGAGAAGCCGATCGCACAGATGCTCACGCCCGCACATTTCGGCTGGGCAGATGGCATCGGGGGGCTGGCCTACGATCCCGCCCGCGCGAAGGCCCTGGTTGCCGAGGCGGGTGCGGCCGGAAAAATTCCGATTCCGCTCACGACCGCGCCATTCTTCGACCAGCGCGTCGTTCAGGCGATCCAACAGCAACTGCGCGATGCCGGGCTCGACGTGTCGATCGAGCTGATCGATACGCCCAGCTTCCTGCAGCGCACCCAGCGCGGCCCCGTCGAAGCGCCCGTGCTGGCCATCAGCCGTTCGTCCTGCGCCTGTCAGGATGCGGACGGTGCGCTGTACGAGCTCTTCCACGCCGGCAGCGGTTGGACGATCGTCGAGAATAAGGAGGTCGACGGTCTTCTCGATCGCGCTCGCTCTGCCCTCGACCCGGCCGCGCGGCTGGCCGACTATCGCAAAGTTCACGAGATCATCGCTGCCTCGCTTCCAGTCGTCCCGCTCTACCAAACAGTCGCCGGATATGGCGCAGCCAAGCCTGTGCAGTTCACGCCGACACCGAACGAGAGCTTGTTCCTGAACCGGATCCGCTGGACTGACTGAACGCGTCGCGATGCAAACCCGGCGTAGCCAGCAGTCGGCTGAGTCATCGGCCGAGCAAGGTGTGAAACGGCCCGCCGTCGCTATAGAGCCACGAATGTCCGCTTCCGCGTATAGGCTCAATGTCTGGTTGTGGCGCCGAATGGTATGCGGATGAGGATTTCGATGACCGCCGATCCTAGTCCGGCCCATCCCGCCGTCTCGGCTTATCTCGAGGACGGATACGACCGAGTTCCCGGCATGTCCTCGCGCTTCGCCGCTGCGATATGTGCCCGGCTGCTGCGGCTTCAGACCGAACAGGGCGTGAGCGGACCGATCGCAGAGATCGGCGCCTTCGAGGGCCGCTTCCTGATCGCGCTCGCTCATGCGCTGGAACCAGGCGAGGTCGCACTGGCGGTCGATCTTTTCGAGTGGCCGGATGCCGGCGTGCAAGAGCGATTTGAGGCGAACGCGGCCCGCCATGGTATCGGACCCGAGCGCCGCGTCAGCGTGAAAGCCGACAGCGGCACGATGACGCCGGCGGATCTCATCGCGCACGCGCGGGGCGAGCGCCTGCGGCTCATCCATATCGATGGCGAACACTCGCGCGCTGCCCTGGCGAAGGATCTCGCGCTCGCCACCGCCTGCCTGGTCGAGGGCGGACTGATCGTGCTCGACGACATGCTGCACCCTGGCTACCCGACACTCATGGTCGCCGTGCAGCATTTTCTCGACGCCCATCCCGACATCGTGCCGCTATGCCTCATCGATCGCGAAAGCGTCGTGGCCGCGACCAAGTTCGTGCTGTGCCAGCGCCAATGGTTCGAGCGCTACCAGGCGCCGATGCTGACGATCTTCGAAAGCTGGATCTGGCCGATGGGCGCCAATTTCGAGCCGCACTGGTGCCTGGTGCTATCGCAGGACACCCGGCTCGCAGAGATCCGGTGACGCCCGCAACGGAGCCTGAACGCCCGCTCTACGGCACGCCGCTCGATCCAGGGCGTCCCTTCGCCTAGGTTGAAGAGTGTCCGCTGTCGGGCAAAGCGTCAACTTCCGCTTATGGCGCGAGCAGCGGATGGACTCGGCACGCATCCATACGTGTGGCCAAATTCGGCGCGGGGACTGCTATAGATGGCGCGATTGCCGGACATGTCCCGGCAGAGCAGGAGTAGATTGTGACCGAGCGATTTGAACGGCATCGCCAACCCTGGACACATGAGGAACTCGAGAAGCTAAAGTTGCTCGCCAAGAAGGGCATGGCACTGAAGGCGATTTCGAAAGCGATGACCCGCAGCGAAGAATCCATCAAAGATCGCGCGAAACTCGATGGTATCGGGATCGCCAAGCTCCGTTAGGCCGTGCTCAGACTGCGGCTTGCGACGCAAAGCGACGTCCGCTGCGGGACGATGGCGCAACGTCCTTTCTTGGCGATTCTCATGCGTTGTCGAGTTGGAGTACAAATCCGTTCCTCACCTCGGCCAGCACGCCTAAGAAGTCGCGGACAAGCTGCGGTCGCGGGCGCCCTGGCGGAAAGACAAGGTGTTTGCGAAAATGCAAGGCCGGCTCGAAGCGCAACACCTTGAACCCTGACCGGTCGAGCCCGGTGATTGCTGTCGGATTGACCAAGCCGACGCTGGATCTGAAGCCATTGAATCAGGATGCGAGCGAGCCGCTTCCGCCCGGCCCGTGAAGGGCGTGCGACCTCGGTCGCTGGCACCGAAGTGAGCCTTTCCTTCTCCCATCGGGGGAGAAGGTGGCACGGCGGAGCCGTGACGGATGAGGGCAGAACCTCGTTCCAAACAAGAAAAGGGCCGCCTAAGCGGCCCTTCCCTCATCCGTCTGCTCCGCGGACACCTTCTCCCCCAGAGGGAAGAAGGTGACTACGCCGCCAACCCCTTTGCCATTTCGCTGACCTGCTTCTCGAACAGCGCGCGATAGGCGCCGCCCTCGCGGGTCAGCAGGGCGTCGTGCGGGCCTTCCTCGACCACGCTGCCGCGATCGAAGACCAGGATGCGGTCCATGGCCCGCACCGTGGAGAGACGATGCGCGATCACGACCGTGGTGCGCCCCTCCATCAGGCGCTCGATCGCCTGCTGGATCAGCGCCTCCGATTCCGAATCGAGGCTGGAGGTCGCCTCGTCCAGGATCAGGATCGGCGCATCGGCCAGGAAGCCGCGGGCCAGCGCGACGCGCTGGCGCTCGCCGCCAGAGAGCTTGATGCCGCGCTCGCCGACGAGCGTGCCGTAGCCCTTGGGCAGGCGCATGATGAACTCATGCGCGTTGGCGAACTTCGCCGCCTGCTCGATCTGCGCCTGGCTGGCACCCGGCCGGCCATAGGCGATGTTCTCGGCCAGCGAGCGGTGGAACAGCACCGGCTCCTGCTGCACGATCGCGATCTGCCGGCGCAGGCTCTCCTGCGTGACATCGGCGATATCCTGCCCGTCGATCGCGATCCGGCCCGAGGTGACGTCGTAGAGCCGCTGCACCAGCTTGACGAAGGTCGTCTTGCCGGAGCCGGAGCGGCCGACGAGGCCGACCTTCTCGCCGCCACGGATGGTCAGCGAGAAGTCGCGGTAGAGCGGGTCGACATGGCCGCCGTAATGGAAGGTCACGTCCTCGAAGGCGATCTCGCCCGCCGTCACGCCCATCTCCACGGCGCCCTTCCGGTCCGGCACGCCATAGGGAAGATCGTGCATCCAGACGAGCTCCTCCATGTCGTTGACCGAGCGCTGCAGGTTGTGGACGTGCTGGCCGACATCGCGCAGATAGCCATGCACCACCGCATAGGCCGTCAGCACGAAGGCGACATCGCCCGCGCTCGCCCGTCCTTTCAGCCAGAGCCAGATGACGAGGCCGATCACCGCGGCGCGCAGCAGCAGCAGCACCATCAGCTGGCCGGTGCCCGACCAGGTGCCACGCAGCCAGGCGCGCCGCGTCCTGAGGCTCCACTTCGCCATCACGGTCGCGAGGCGCAGATCCTCGCGCGCCTCCGCGCCATAGGCCTTCACCACGGGGTTGCAGGTGATGGCGTCCGCCAGCGAGCCGCCGAGGCGGGTATCCCAGGCATTGCCCAGCCGCGCCGCCGGCGCGACGAAGCGCAGCGAAAGCACAAGCGTCAGCCCGATATAGGCCAGTGCTCCCACCGCCACCACGAGCCCCATCACCGGCCAGTGCCAGGCGAGCAGCGCCGTCATGCCCAGCAGGATGACGAGCGAGGGCAGCAGCGCGATCAGGATCGTGTCGGTCAGCAGGTCGAGCGCCCACATGCCGCGCGTAATCTTGCGCACCGTCGAGCCGGCGAAGTTGTTGGCGTGCCAGTCGGTCGAGAAGCGTTGCAGGCGCGCGAACGCCTCCTGCGCCACATCGCTCATCGTGCGCAGCGTCATGGTCGTCAGCCCGATGAAGGCGAAGTGCCGCCCCAGCACGGTGACGACGGCGAGCGCCATCATTCCACTGAGCGCCCACAGCGCCGCATCGGCACCGCCGACCCCGGTCGCGACCGCATCGACGAGGCGGCCGGCATAGACCGGCGTGAACAGCTCGGCCAGGGTCGCGACGGCAGTGACGCCGGCAACCCAGGCGACCTGCCTGGGCTGGCGCGCCCAGTGTCTGAAAGTAAAGCCGAGGACGGCTCGAAACGGCTCGCGCCGCCCGGTTTGAGTATCGAGAGACAGAGCGTCATTCGGCGCCGAAACGGCAGCCGACTCCGGATCAGGCGGAGGCGACGACACAGCGCCGACTCCAGCAATGGACAATAATCGTTTGGAAAAGGCTCAGGAGACCGCCGGCAGGCGGGCCTCGTGCGAGACCGACCTAGTGCCGGTGTGGTCGCATGGGAGTGACAGCGGTGGTGACGATTACCATTCAGCCCTCCCTTTCTTGAGTTGGAGCCAGATTGCGGAAGATGCCTGATTGTTAGGCAGAGCGCAACCCTGCCCGCCATGCGACCGCTGCACGGGGCGCCTTCGCTGGTTTCAGGACGAAGCCGGCAGGATCACCAGAACAGCGCGACGAGCCGGGCCGCGATCACCAGCGCGAAAGCGGCGATGATCGTGGCCAGAACCTGTTGGCGCTTGGCGCGGTTGGGGAATTGCCTGGACAGCAGCTTGCCCAGAGGCTTGCGGAAGATGAAGGCCGCGACAAGGAGAACGATGACGATATGAGACAAGGCTCGGCCTCAGCCCTTCTTGTCTGTGGCAGCGGGCTCGACCGGCGCGCCGGCCTTCTTCCAGGCGCCGAAGCCGCCGGCGACATGGGCGACGGGTTTCAGCCCCATCTCCTGCGCCGTCTGCGCCGCGAGCGCGAGCGCCAGCCGCCACCGCAGAAGAACACGAAGCGCTTGTCCTCGGCGAAAACCGGCTTGGTAGGGGCTTTCCGGGTCGATCCAGAATTCGAGCATCCCGCGCGGGCAATGGAAGGCGCCGGGCATGCGCCCTTCCCGCTCCAGCTCGCGCGGATCGCGCAGGTCGACGAAGACGACGTCGTCGCGGCCATGGAGCGCCCGCGCTTCCTCGACCGACAGCGTCTCGATCCGGCTCTCGGCTTCCGCGACCAGGGCCTTGTAGCCCTTCGTGATGGTTTGCGGCACGGTCGCCCTCCCGAATCCGCGCGCACCGTGGCGGCTCGCCGCCGCAGCGTCAATGCCATGGCGCTTGCCGCTGGCGCGGCCTCGGCACAAGCTGCTTGCTTCTCCGGCGGGTGAAGTGGCACAGCGACGGCATGCTCGGTTTCAGTAATCTGGACGTGATCGCCCTGGCGTTCTTCGCCGCCTCCTGGATCGGCTATCACTATGCCGTCGAACTCGGCCCTCATGCGGCCAAGACGCTCAACATGCGGATGAACCTGCGCCGCGCCAGCTGGATCAACGAATCGATGAAGCGGGAGAACCGCATCGTCGACACCCAGGTGATGAACGGCCTGCAGAACGGCACCGCCTTCTTTGCTTCGACCTCGCTGATCGCCATCGGCGGCACGCTCGCCCTGCTGCAATCGACCGACCGCGTCGTCGCCATCTTCTCCGACCTGCCCTTCGTCCCGGTGACGCAGCGCGCGGTCTG
Above is a genomic segment from Bosea sp. NBC_00550 containing:
- a CDS encoding carbohydrate ABC transporter permease; this translates as MDKPYDNRAWFLVLPVLAIVAFSAVIPLMTVVNYSVQDTFGNNQFFWNGTGWFKELLDPSSDLGGRVRDSFWRNLLFSAIILTIQVPLGIAVALAMPREGWKVAATLVLMAMPLLVPWNVVGTIWQVFARGDIGLLGYTVNRLGIDYNYVADPLAAWITIIVMDVWHWTSLVALLCYAGLKSIPDAFYQAARIDGASRWAVFRFIQLPKMRRVLIIAVLLRFMDSFMIYTEPFVVTGGGPGNSTTFLSIELVKLALGQFDLGKAAAMSIVYNLIILAVCWVFYTVMTNLDVERRRPPADAEGGR
- a CDS encoding ABC transporter ATP-binding protein: MARIELSDLAHSYKRGASAPGDFALKPMTLTWRQGGAYALLGPSGCGKTTLLNIISGLVIPSHGRVLFDGRDVAHLPTEERNIAQVFQFPVVYDTMTVYENLAFPLRNRGMEARAVDGRVREIATLLELTGELNRKARGLTADAKQKISLGRGLVRPDVAAILFDEPLTVIDPQLKWELRSKLKALHRALDVTMIYVTHDQTEALTFADTVVVMHDGRVVQAGRPDELFEKPAHTFVGYFIGSPGMNVIPASVAGNCAHVAGATIELPRSYDIPYGKRIEIGIRPEFATLARPGEGVPVTVERIDDLGRSRLARLRLREHAVAAGVPDGLSGIGESAGLILQPDHIHVYADGERLEGRA
- a CDS encoding ABC transporter ATP-binding protein; the encoded protein is MGLVLDKVRRDVGALTHIHETTLRLPPGTMTVLLGATLAGKTSLMRLMAGLDRPTSGRILVDEGGRERDVTGLAVRERSVAMVYQQFINYPNLNVFENIASPLRVKGLPKAEIESKVRAMARLMQLDPFLERMPLNLSGGQQQRTAMARALIKGADLVLLDEPLANLDYKLREELREELPKIVRMSNATVVYATTEPQEALLLGDHTATLWQGRVTQHGPSAAVYRRPQDLITARIFSDPPLNILPVTKNGAEIVLPDGVSAPATGALTGLADGDYQVGFRAHHLHLRVPAGPSLRFDGRVIVAEIAGSESFVHVECAGVRWVALAPGVHDLEPGATISVHVDPTTVFVFDSNGRLAHAPAFLSAA
- a CDS encoding ABC transporter substrate-binding protein — protein: MHKSFAWFVAATLALATPAIAGADRFVVDLAAEPSTLDPQLQWNPDSYYVYRNIFDNLVTRDDKGEIAPQIATAWRNVSDTEVIFTLRPDVTFHDGSRLTAEDVAFSIERVTDKSFASPQRGQFNKIVQAAPLSPTEIKLVTDGPYPALLAQLVKLSIVPKKVVGAMGKDAFNLKPVGSGPYKFEAWQRGVAVTLSRNDAYWGTKGPFPVALFRAVPDSATRLANLQAGASDLVVGLDSDQLAQLKGSQRAKPLTTLTERLAYLRLNPNRPPFDDPKIREAIARAVDKQGIIDGILGGQEKPIAQMLTPAHFGWADGIGGLAYDPARAKALVAEAGAAGKIPIPLTTAPFFDQRVVQAIQQQLRDAGLDVSIELIDTPSFLQRTQRGPVEAPVLAISRSSCACQDADGALYELFHAGSGWTIVENKEVDGLLDRARSALDPAARLADYRKVHEIIAASLPVVPLYQTVAGYGAAKPVQFTPTPNESLFLNRIRWTD
- a CDS encoding class I SAM-dependent methyltransferase gives rise to the protein MTADPSPAHPAVSAYLEDGYDRVPGMSSRFAAAICARLLRLQTEQGVSGPIAEIGAFEGRFLIALAHALEPGEVALAVDLFEWPDAGVQERFEANAARHGIGPERRVSVKADSGTMTPADLIAHARGERLRLIHIDGEHSRAALAKDLALATACLVEGGLIVLDDMLHPGYPTLMVAVQHFLDAHPDIVPLCLIDRESVVAATKFVLCQRQWFERYQAPMLTIFESWIWPMGANFEPHWCLVLSQDTRLAEIR
- a CDS encoding Myb-like DNA-binding domain-containing protein — its product is MTERFERHRQPWTHEELEKLKLLAKKGMALKAISKAMTRSEESIKDRAKLDGIGIAKLR
- a CDS encoding ABC transporter ATP-binding protein, coding for MSLDTQTGRREPFRAVLGFTFRHWARQPRQVAWVAGVTAVATLAELFTPVYAGRLVDAVATGVGGADAALWALSGMMALAVVTVLGRHFAFIGLTTMTLRTMSDVAQEAFARLQRFSTDWHANNFAGSTVRKITRGMWALDLLTDTILIALLPSLVILLGMTALLAWHWPVMGLVVAVGALAYIGLTLVLSLRFVAPAARLGNAWDTRLGGSLADAITCNPVVKAYGAEAREDLRLATVMAKWSLRTRRAWLRGTWSGTGQLMVLLLLRAAVIGLVIWLWLKGRASAGDVAFVLTAYAVVHGYLRDVGQHVHNLQRSVNDMEELVWMHDLPYGVPDRKGAVEMGVTAGEIAFEDVTFHYGGHVDPLYRDFSLTIRGGEKVGLVGRSGSGKTTFVKLVQRLYDVTSGRIAIDGQDIADVTQESLRRQIAIVQQEPVLFHRSLAENIAYGRPGASQAQIEQAAKFANAHEFIMRLPKGYGTLVGERGIKLSGGERQRVALARGFLADAPILILDEATSSLDSESEALIQQAIERLMEGRTTVVIAHRLSTVRAMDRILVFDRGSVVEEGPHDALLTREGGAYRALFEKQVSEMAKGLAA
- a CDS encoding rhodanese-like domain-containing protein; amino-acid sequence: MPQTITKGYKALVAEAESRIETLSVEEARALHGRDDVVFVDLRDPRELEREGRMPGAFHCPRGMLEFWIDPESPYQAGFRRGQALRVLLRWRLALALAAQTAQEMGLKPVAHVAGGFGAWKKAGAPVEPAATDKKG